A part of Paenibacillus donghaensis genomic DNA contains:
- a CDS encoding M14 family metallopeptidase, producing the protein MSKKLLSLFIAFTLVMSGIIPAAYAADTTATTEPQAIVAPAAVDTAPESTSAAVTSAAQEAPEASVSAQVYQASMTDARTMELTFDLPEGASPEQLQWTFGRNSEETKPLAEWKKWNTSARNYSGDPFVTVKVETVTGSTYKAQVTFDLLYGPNLSLSGIRAEYVKRVGTYDLVGSLPAGDVVAKQQVKLNPYDTYHTYDEIKPAIDRITADSNNKYGRYVEYQQIGTSKQGRAIHFSIVAKDKASVDQYLNETMPLMMNDPAALQEKIISGELKDYKVPIWLNNIHADEANGVDVIVKFLDTLMTQKVVSYDTVDKDKNPITLDLDIDAALDNVIFLLDYVENPDGRALNTRATSTLLDPNRDNSYQTQPETQAVTAQIAKWTPLSFLDMHGFVNGFLIEPCTPPHDPNVEYDLMLDSMLEQATAMGQAGIANTKYDSYHIPYLESEKLKADPNYVSPSGTYATGWDDASPAYTAVYAMHQGALGHTLEVPELNEDSLDAFYYATLGATSYVIDNKEKLFLNQLEVFERGLNNTDIGAPVDKYLINGKNEEIGRPREGQTNFFPEYYVLPVSKDLQKNQLETYTMVQYLLRNGVKVEQTTTPVVVDSVTYPAGTYIVNMHQAKRGYANLVLYDGLNVSDFEEMYSDTVQNFADMRGFDRYISRKAGAFSGVTTPVTSVTVPVTNLDNYAFSQNYVIRNSNNDAIKAVNELVAAKKAVTLLSNDGYGYEKGSFLVSRSNLLTVASKYLLDVVPFYGGDRTGKLLKTPTVGITGAASFIVADLGFKVQTSDPATADVLVNTGTGLIASGKPFIGYGRTMLNTVKGLKLLPGLDFANPVNSAGKTDAHEGLFKAALSQDSLITAPYDESEYLYTVSAAYITAVPEGAEILAKYGTGDDFFKAGWWPNSSAAKDQVLALNYQTDQVHVTLFANDLLNKYHPQNQFRLLANAIYAAAPAATEADGMDAGVLMPEPTSGSQYPSVPTTPTATPAPTATATPATEATPAPTATPAPSTAPVSFNDLGRVSWAAAAIKELSSKGILNGVSENSFAPLKEVTRAEFITMIVRAYGLLDENAAAAFSDVKASNWAYSYIASGVSNGLINGVGGGRFEPARAITREEMAIIAANALKKFSGKSVADADKALAGFKDKGSIASYGKEAVALLAQEGVITGMTVDTFGPKGIANRAQAAVIISKLLNLKY; encoded by the coding sequence ATGTCGAAGAAATTATTATCCTTATTTATTGCATTCACCCTGGTTATGTCGGGGATTATTCCGGCAGCTTATGCCGCAGACACGACAGCTACAACTGAGCCGCAGGCCATTGTTGCACCCGCCGCAGTAGATACCGCTCCTGAGAGTACATCCGCTGCTGTAACCTCGGCAGCCCAGGAAGCACCTGAAGCTTCCGTATCAGCCCAGGTCTACCAGGCTTCCATGACCGATGCCAGAACCATGGAGCTGACGTTCGACCTGCCGGAAGGCGCGTCGCCGGAACAGCTGCAGTGGACATTCGGCCGTAATAGCGAAGAGACCAAACCGCTGGCCGAGTGGAAGAAATGGAACACCAGCGCCAGAAATTACAGCGGTGATCCTTTTGTGACCGTGAAAGTTGAGACAGTTACCGGATCAACCTACAAAGCCCAGGTCACCTTCGATCTGCTGTACGGTCCCAACCTGTCGCTAAGCGGCATCCGTGCGGAATATGTGAAACGGGTGGGTACTTACGACCTGGTTGGCTCCCTGCCAGCTGGCGATGTGGTTGCTAAGCAGCAGGTTAAGCTGAACCCATACGATACCTACCATACGTATGATGAGATTAAGCCGGCTATTGACCGCATTACGGCTGACAGCAACAATAAATATGGCCGGTATGTGGAATATCAGCAGATCGGAACGTCCAAACAAGGCCGTGCGATCCATTTCTCGATCGTAGCCAAAGACAAGGCTTCAGTGGATCAATACCTGAATGAAACCATGCCGCTGATGATGAATGATCCGGCAGCATTGCAGGAGAAGATTATCAGCGGAGAATTGAAGGACTATAAAGTGCCGATCTGGCTGAACAACATTCATGCTGATGAAGCGAATGGCGTGGATGTGATCGTTAAATTTCTGGACACCCTGATGACCCAGAAGGTGGTCAGCTATGACACGGTAGACAAGGATAAGAATCCAATTACCTTAGACCTGGATATTGATGCGGCGCTGGATAATGTTATTTTCCTGCTGGATTATGTAGAGAACCCGGACGGACGTGCGCTGAACACACGCGCTACCTCGACGCTGCTTGATCCGAACCGTGATAATTCCTATCAGACCCAGCCTGAGACGCAGGCTGTAACTGCCCAAATTGCCAAATGGACACCGTTGTCCTTCCTGGATATGCACGGGTTCGTAAATGGCTTCCTGATTGAGCCGTGCACACCGCCGCATGATCCCAACGTTGAATATGATCTGATGCTTGACAGTATGTTGGAGCAGGCAACGGCCATGGGACAAGCGGGAATCGCCAATACCAAATATGATTCCTATCATATCCCTTATCTGGAAAGTGAGAAGTTAAAAGCAGATCCGAACTATGTCTCTCCTTCCGGAACTTATGCTACGGGCTGGGACGATGCTTCACCGGCCTATACCGCGGTATATGCGATGCATCAGGGTGCACTGGGCCATACACTTGAAGTTCCTGAGTTGAATGAAGATTCACTGGACGCCTTCTATTATGCAACGCTGGGAGCTACCAGTTACGTGATCGACAACAAAGAGAAGCTGTTCCTGAACCAGCTGGAAGTGTTCGAACGCGGGCTCAACAATACAGATATTGGCGCACCGGTAGACAAGTATCTGATCAATGGCAAGAATGAAGAGATCGGACGTCCGCGCGAGGGACAGACTAATTTCTTCCCTGAATATTATGTGCTTCCGGTATCCAAGGATCTGCAGAAGAACCAACTGGAAACCTATACAATGGTTCAATACCTGCTCCGCAACGGAGTGAAGGTAGAGCAGACCACGACTCCGGTTGTTGTGGATTCCGTTACCTACCCGGCCGGAACCTATATCGTCAACATGCATCAGGCCAAACGCGGATACGCAAATCTGGTGCTCTACGATGGCCTGAACGTCTCTGATTTCGAAGAAATGTATTCTGATACCGTACAGAACTTCGCAGATATGCGCGGGTTCGACCGTTATATCAGCCGTAAGGCCGGTGCCTTCTCAGGGGTTACAACACCTGTAACCAGCGTAACCGTTCCAGTTACGAACCTGGATAACTACGCCTTCTCGCAGAATTATGTTATTCGTAACAGCAACAACGATGCGATCAAGGCCGTTAATGAACTGGTTGCAGCCAAAAAAGCGGTAACCCTGCTCTCGAATGACGGATATGGATATGAAAAAGGCAGCTTCCTGGTTTCCAGATCAAATCTGCTGACCGTAGCCTCTAAATATTTGCTGGATGTGGTGCCTTTCTACGGCGGCGATAGAACTGGCAAGCTGCTGAAGACTCCTACAGTCGGCATCACCGGAGCAGCGTCCTTTATCGTGGCTGATCTGGGCTTCAAGGTGCAGACTTCAGACCCGGCCACGGCAGATGTGCTGGTGAATACAGGCACAGGCCTGATTGCTTCCGGCAAGCCGTTTATCGGCTATGGCAGAACGATGCTGAACACGGTCAAGGGACTGAAGCTGCTGCCTGGGCTGGACTTCGCCAATCCGGTCAACTCTGCTGGCAAAACGGATGCCCATGAGGGACTGTTCAAGGCGGCTCTCTCACAGGACAGCCTGATTACAGCTCCGTATGATGAGTCGGAATACCTCTACACCGTTTCGGCAGCTTATATCACCGCTGTTCCTGAAGGCGCAGAAATTCTGGCCAAATACGGAACAGGCGATGATTTCTTCAAGGCAGGCTGGTGGCCGAACAGCAGCGCGGCCAAGGATCAGGTGCTGGCACTGAACTATCAGACAGATCAGGTTCATGTAACGCTGTTCGCCAATGATCTGCTTAACAAATATCATCCGCAGAACCAGTTCAGACTGCTGGCGAATGCGATTTATGCGGCTGCACCGGCTGCGACTGAAGCGGATGGCATGGACGCTGGCGTGCTTATGCCAGAGCCGACTTCAGGTTCACAATATCCATCGGTACCTACAACACCAACAGCGACACCTGCACCAACGGCTACGGCTACACCTGCAACTGAAGCCACGCCTGCACCAACAGCAACCCCTGCGCCATCCACGGCACCGGTCAGCTTCAATGATCTGGGCCGGGTATCATGGGCAGCTGCTGCCATTAAGGAGCTGAGCAGCAAAGGTATCCTGAACGGTGTGAGCGAGAACAGCTTCGCACCGCTTAAGGAAGTCACACGTGCCGAGTTCATCACGATGATCGTGCGTGCTTATGGACTGCTGGATGAGAATGCGGCAGCGGCTTTCTCCGATGTGAAGGCTTCGAATTGGGCCTACAGCTACATTGCTTCAGGAGTAAGCAACGGCCTGATCAATGGAGTAGGCGGCGGTAGATTTGAGCCGGCGCGGGCGATTACCCGTGAAGAGATGGCGATTATCGCTGCCAATGCGCTGAAGAAGTTCAGCGGCAAATCGGTAGCGGATGCAGATAAGGCGCTGGCTGGCTTCAAGGATAAGGGCAGCATCGCTTCCTACGGCAAGGAAGCGGTAGCGCTGCTGGCCCAGGAAGGTGTCATCACAGGGATGACTGTGGACACCTTCGGACCTAAAGGCATTGCCAACCGTGCCCAAGCGGCGGTAATTATCAGCAAGCTGCTTAATCTTAAATACTAG
- a CDS encoding LTA synthase family protein yields MKQEVDPNRIIKDTVKYKPAYILRYRPILLFSLILLIKSAVAWFVVFSNGPSWSMLLTEIPFFLIVFGLIEWMSSKRKILYYMIANLLITLVYFSVLMYYKYYGVIATYHALEQADKVTKVGESTYSLLDPYYLFIFVDIIVFMCFMFRPKYIAIWKTRGMRRMNPKVLFGLLSVSLALCLFNVWPNHASMNENTKAESMGLLSYEVYTIFADTTEEEELIDSSEITQKAVNELKGITEPSQPLHWAADKGRNLIVVQMESFQNFLLGLKIEGQEVTPNLNRLAQSEFYFNNFYSNAGQGTTSDAEFVVNTSTYVPHHEAATSSEYMDKNLPSLPKLLQNNGYQTVTFHTNSVDFWNRKVLYQAIGFEKYYDQAFYGEDDHIAFGSSDEVLYAKTVPELARLDAAAEPFYAMILSMSAHHPYKLPESKTPIKLPERYDDTLVGDYIKAQSYADYAMGQFLDGLRTSGLWDNSVIVFYGDHQGLPLYSLGDDEIELMHEIMGREYGYTDMFNVPFIVHSPGAGQRAELSQTGGQVDILPTAANLLGVSLQDQLHFGEDLFNQTHNLLPVIHFLPTGSFINDSSLFLTGEGYSDGTHYNLLDNSETSGGSTEAEFTAMQRLLSLSNSYLLQLPDRVATEDAAVKE; encoded by the coding sequence ATGAAGCAAGAAGTAGATCCAAATCGAATAATAAAGGATACAGTGAAATATAAACCTGCTTATATTCTAAGATACCGTCCGATTCTCTTATTCAGTCTGATTCTGCTGATCAAAAGCGCGGTCGCATGGTTTGTCGTATTCAGTAATGGGCCCTCCTGGAGCATGCTGCTGACGGAAATCCCCTTTTTTCTGATCGTGTTCGGCCTGATTGAATGGATGTCCAGCAAACGCAAGATTCTGTATTATATGATAGCTAATCTGTTAATTACGCTTGTCTACTTCTCTGTGCTGATGTATTACAAGTATTACGGGGTGATTGCCACCTATCATGCACTGGAGCAGGCGGACAAGGTCACGAAGGTGGGAGAAAGCACCTATTCCCTGCTTGATCCCTATTATTTGTTCATTTTTGTCGATATTATCGTATTTATGTGCTTTATGTTCCGTCCCAAATATATTGCGATCTGGAAGACACGGGGGATGCGGCGCATGAACCCCAAGGTTCTCTTCGGTCTGCTCAGCGTATCGCTGGCGCTTTGCCTGTTCAATGTCTGGCCCAACCATGCCAGCATGAATGAGAACACGAAGGCGGAGAGTATGGGGCTGCTCAGCTATGAGGTCTATACGATTTTTGCCGATACTACCGAAGAAGAAGAATTAATAGATTCCAGTGAGATTACCCAGAAGGCGGTCAATGAGCTAAAAGGGATCACCGAGCCGTCGCAGCCGCTGCACTGGGCCGCCGACAAGGGCCGCAACCTGATTGTGGTCCAGATGGAATCGTTCCAGAATTTCCTGCTCGGTCTGAAGATCGAGGGGCAGGAGGTTACCCCGAATCTCAACCGGCTGGCACAGAGCGAATTCTATTTCAATAATTTCTACAGCAATGCCGGACAAGGAACGACCTCGGATGCCGAGTTCGTGGTGAATACCTCAACGTATGTCCCGCATCATGAGGCGGCAACTTCATCTGAATATATGGATAAGAATCTGCCCAGTCTGCCGAAGCTGCTGCAGAACAACGGCTATCAGACGGTGACGTTCCACACCAACAGTGTAGATTTCTGGAACCGCAAGGTTCTGTATCAGGCGATCGGATTCGAGAAGTATTATGACCAGGCCTTCTACGGGGAGGATGATCATATCGCCTTTGGTTCCTCGGATGAGGTGCTGTACGCCAAAACGGTTCCCGAGCTGGCTCGTCTGGATGCAGCCGCTGAGCCTTTTTATGCAATGATTCTGTCGATGAGCGCCCATCATCCCTATAAGCTTCCCGAGTCGAAGACACCAATCAAGCTGCCGGAGCGTTATGACGACACCTTGGTCGGTGACTATATCAAGGCCCAGAGTTATGCTGATTACGCCATGGGCCAGTTCCTGGACGGGCTGAGAACCAGCGGATTGTGGGACAACAGCGTCATTGTCTTCTATGGCGACCATCAAGGATTGCCGCTCTATTCGCTGGGCGATGACGAAATTGAGCTGATGCATGAGATCATGGGCCGGGAATATGGCTATACTGATATGTTCAATGTACCGTTCATTGTGCACAGTCCCGGCGCAGGCCAACGGGCCGAGCTTAGCCAGACCGGAGGGCAGGTCGATATTCTGCCGACGGCAGCCAACCTGCTGGGGGTATCGCTCCAGGATCAGCTGCATTTCGGCGAGGACCTGTTCAATCAGACCCACAACCTGCTGCCGGTGATCCACTTCCTGCCGACCGGCTCCTTCATTAATGATTCCAGCCTGTTCCTGACAGGTGAAGGCTATAGTGACGGCACCCATTATAATCTGCTGGACAATAGCGAAACCTCCGGCGGCTCCACCGAAGCTGAGTTCACCGCCATGCAGCGGCTGCTGAGCTTGTCGAACAGCTATCTGCTGCAGCTGCCGGACCGGGTGGCGACCGAAGACGCTGCGGTGAAGGAATAA